One genomic region from Sciurus carolinensis chromosome 2, mSciCar1.2, whole genome shotgun sequence encodes:
- the Rd3l gene encoding protein RD3-like, with the protein MPLFGWMKWPKNDSYKPTHHAGSDIVTKTLLRELKWHLKERERFIQEIENEQKVKKTGVDYNWLRNYQSPHTTISGTEQRQLEVLCSQVQPCQTGTILSRFREVLAENDVLPWEIVYIFKQVLKDFLNSPDKGTQQDGPQHSWDTGCSPNSVLPGESSKRPEKDEIPTVSSYVDRNSKDRLPACSYRIWNLPSYYPPH; encoded by the exons ATGCCACTCTTTGGTTGGATGAAATGGCCAAAAAATGATTCCTACAAACCCACACACCATGCTGGCTCAGACATAGTGACAAAGACTCTGCTTCGGGAATTAAAATGGCATCTAAAGGAGCGAGAGAGATTCATACAAGAGATTGAAAATgagcaaaaagtgaaaaaaacaggTGTGGATTATAACTGGCTGAGAAACTACCAGAGTCCCCACACGACCATCTCAGGTACAGAGCAAAGACAACTTGAAGTTCTCTGTTCACAAGTTCAACCTTGCCAAACCGGAACTATTCTCAGCAG ATTTCGAGAAGTTCTAGCAGAAAATGATGTGCTGCCATGGGAGATAGTCTACATCTTCAAGCAAGTGCTGAAAGACTTCCTCAATAGTCCTGACAAAGGGACTCAGCAGGACGGTCCACAGCACTCCTGGGACACAGGCTGTTCCCCCAACTCAGTACTCCCAGGTGAAAGCTCCAAACGCCCAGAGAAAGATGAAATACCCACCGTCTCAAGTTATGTAGACAGGAACAGCAAGGACAGGCTCCCAGCATGCTCGTACCGGATATGGAACCTACCGTCCTACTACCCACCACATTAA